From the genome of Bradyrhizobium elkanii USDA 76, one region includes:
- a CDS encoding leucyl aminopeptidase family protein codes for MPSVFETAPTTAPTQITFVTKATWDAIRGELPAPARQFAAANDFAAKPGKLLVLPAADGGIAQVLFGLEDADHKAHDPFRPGALPGLLPPGVYRFANAPHDTRLAALAFALGCYRFGRYRTNKIPEVRLVPPDGIDTAEITRMADAAALARDLINTPPNDMGPAELAEVARDLATRFGAAFNCIDDDELAQNFPLIHAVGMASTRSPRLIELSWGDPAHPKVTLVGKGVCFDTGGLDLKPSSGMLIMKKDMGGAANVLALAQMVMDAKLKLRLRVLIPAVENAVAGNAFRPLDIFKSRKGITVEIGNTDAEGRLVLADALALADEETPDLLIDLGTLTGAARVALGPDLPPFYTNDEALAGDVASCAKSENDPLWRMPLWPAYDAWLDSKTADITNAPSGGFAGSITCALFLQRFVEHARSWLHVDIYGWTPSAKPGRPEGGECQAARAIYKLLSQRYA; via the coding sequence ATGCCATCCGTGTTCGAGACCGCCCCCACGACCGCCCCCACGCAGATCACCTTCGTCACCAAGGCGACATGGGATGCGATTCGGGGCGAACTGCCGGCGCCGGCGCGCCAGTTCGCGGCGGCCAATGACTTTGCGGCCAAGCCCGGCAAATTGCTCGTCCTGCCGGCGGCAGACGGCGGCATCGCGCAGGTGCTGTTCGGTCTCGAGGACGCCGACCACAAGGCGCACGATCCGTTCCGGCCCGGCGCCCTGCCCGGCCTGCTGCCGCCGGGCGTCTACCGCTTCGCCAATGCACCGCATGACACCAGACTTGCCGCCCTCGCCTTCGCGCTCGGCTGCTATCGCTTCGGCCGCTATCGCACGAACAAGATTCCCGAGGTCCGCCTGGTGCCGCCCGATGGCATCGACACGGCGGAGATCACCCGGATGGCGGATGCCGCGGCGCTGGCGCGCGATCTCATCAACACGCCGCCCAACGACATGGGACCGGCCGAGCTCGCCGAGGTGGCGCGCGACCTCGCGACGCGGTTCGGCGCTGCCTTCAATTGCATCGACGACGACGAGCTCGCGCAGAACTTCCCGCTGATCCACGCCGTCGGCATGGCGTCGACGCGGTCGCCGCGGCTGATCGAGCTGAGCTGGGGCGACCCCGCCCATCCGAAGGTGACGCTGGTCGGCAAGGGCGTCTGCTTCGACACCGGCGGGCTCGATCTCAAGCCTTCGAGCGGCATGCTCATCATGAAGAAGGACATGGGCGGCGCCGCCAACGTGCTGGCGCTGGCCCAGATGGTGATGGACGCGAAGCTGAAGCTGCGGCTGCGCGTGCTGATCCCGGCGGTCGAGAACGCGGTGGCTGGCAACGCGTTCCGCCCGCTCGACATCTTCAAGTCGCGCAAGGGCATCACTGTCGAGATCGGCAACACCGATGCCGAAGGGCGGCTGGTGCTCGCCGACGCGCTGGCGCTCGCCGACGAGGAGACGCCCGATCTCTTGATCGACCTGGGCACGCTGACCGGCGCCGCGCGGGTGGCGCTGGGCCCGGATCTGCCGCCGTTCTACACCAATGACGAGGCGCTCGCCGGCGACGTTGCATCTTGTGCGAAGAGCGAGAACGACCCGTTGTGGCGGATGCCGCTATGGCCGGCCTACGACGCCTGGCTCGACTCCAAGACCGCCGACATCACCAACGCACCGTCGGGTGGTTTCGCGGGCTCGATCACCTGCGCGCTATTCCTGCAGCGCTTCGTCGAGCACGCGAGGAGCTGGCTGCACGTCGACATCTACGGCTGGACGCCGTCGGCAAAGCCCGGCCGTCCCGAAGGCGGCGAGTGCCAGGCCGCGCGCGCGATCTACAAATTGCTGAGCCAGCGCTATGCATGA
- a CDS encoding AAA family ATPase, translating to MITYAQQNSEEQTDAPPQAVDDHIAPAPRVSVQAFCETVETAAAVQSAGEDRRLAKAHLKIQMGGMAAAIEAYRSAPTPNVIILETEGRGDILAGLDQLATVCDAGTRVVVIGRVNDVTLYRELVRRGVSDYVIAPAHAIDVVRAVCNLFSAPEAKAVGRIVAVVGAKGGVGASTIAHNVAWAIARDLALDSVVADLDLAFGTAGLNYNQDPAQGIADAVFSPDRVDTAFVDRLLSKCTDHLSLLAAPATLDKVYDFGAEAFDAIFDTLRTTMPCIVLDVPHQWSGWTKRALIAADDILIVAAPDLANLRNAKNMFDLLKASRPNDRAPLYCLNQVGVPKRPEIAAGEFAKAIESQPIAAIPFDPQIFGSAANNGQMIAEISANHRAVEMFLQMAQRLTGRGETKKPRGSFLSPLLEKLRSK from the coding sequence ATGATCACCTACGCGCAGCAAAACTCCGAAGAGCAGACGGACGCCCCGCCGCAGGCCGTGGACGACCATATTGCTCCGGCGCCACGGGTTTCGGTCCAGGCGTTCTGCGAAACGGTCGAGACCGCTGCCGCCGTGCAGTCGGCGGGCGAGGATCGCCGGCTGGCCAAGGCTCACCTCAAGATCCAGATGGGCGGCATGGCGGCCGCCATCGAGGCCTATCGCTCGGCGCCGACGCCCAATGTCATCATCCTCGAGACCGAGGGCCGCGGCGACATCCTGGCCGGCCTCGATCAGCTCGCAACGGTGTGCGACGCCGGCACCCGCGTGGTCGTGATCGGCCGCGTCAACGACGTCACGCTGTATCGCGAGCTGGTGCGCCGCGGCGTCAGCGATTACGTCATCGCGCCGGCCCATGCGATCGACGTGGTGCGCGCGGTCTGCAACCTGTTCTCGGCGCCGGAAGCCAAGGCGGTCGGCCGCATCGTCGCCGTCGTCGGTGCCAAGGGCGGCGTCGGCGCCTCGACCATCGCCCACAATGTCGCCTGGGCGATTGCCCGCGATCTGGCGCTCGATTCCGTGGTCGCCGACCTCGACCTCGCCTTCGGCACCGCCGGCCTCAACTACAACCAGGATCCCGCGCAGGGCATCGCCGACGCCGTGTTCTCGCCGGACCGCGTCGATACCGCCTTCGTCGACCGCCTGCTGTCGAAATGCACCGACCATCTGAGCCTGCTGGCGGCGCCGGCGACGCTCGACAAGGTCTACGATTTCGGCGCCGAGGCGTTCGATGCGATCTTCGATACGCTGCGGACCACGATGCCCTGCATCGTGCTCGACGTGCCGCATCAATGGTCCGGCTGGACCAAGCGCGCGTTGATCGCAGCCGACGACATCCTGATTGTGGCGGCGCCCGATCTCGCCAATCTGCGCAATGCCAAGAATATGTTCGACCTGCTGAAGGCGTCGCGGCCCAACGACCGCGCACCGCTGTACTGCCTGAACCAGGTCGGCGTGCCGAAGCGTCCCGAGATCGCGGCCGGCGAGTTCGCCAAGGCGATCGAAAGCCAGCCGATCGCCGCCATCCCGTTCGATCCGCAGATCTTCGGTTCGGCCGCCAATAACGGCCAGATGATCGCCGAGATTTCCGCCAATCACCGCGCGGTCGAGATGTTTCTGCAGATGGCGCAGCGGCTGACAGGCCGCGGCGAGACCAAGAAGCCGAGGGGGTCCTTCCTGTCGCCCCTGCTCGAAAAGCTGCGGTCCAAATAG
- a CDS encoding type II secretion system F family protein produces MQTQTLALAFLAATTVGGIAWVFLYPYLSGEKKAESRRASVARSEPTTTRNADRTQRSRREQVEGSLKELEARRQKDKKVPLGLRISQAGLEWSEQKFWMISGALGLFGFGAAFLAGGGMLGAAGIGFAMGLGVPRWLLGFLKKRREKAFLKALPDAVDVIVRGIKAGLPLFESLKAVVNDAPEPLRSEFLAIIETQAIGMPLGEACARLYERMPLPEANFFGIVIAIQQKSGGNLSEALGNLSRVLRDRKKMAEKIQAMSMEAKASAAIIGSLPPIVMILVFLTTPDYIALLWTNSMGQLMLVACAIWMSMGVLVMKKMINFDF; encoded by the coding sequence ATGCAGACGCAAACTTTGGCTCTCGCCTTCCTCGCCGCCACGACGGTCGGCGGCATCGCCTGGGTCTTCCTGTATCCCTACCTTTCGGGGGAGAAGAAGGCCGAGTCGCGGCGCGCGTCGGTGGCGCGCAGCGAGCCCACGACGACACGAAATGCCGACCGCACGCAACGCTCCCGCCGCGAGCAGGTCGAAGGATCGTTGAAGGAGCTCGAGGCGCGGCGGCAGAAGGACAAGAAAGTCCCCCTCGGCCTGCGCATCTCGCAGGCGGGACTGGAGTGGTCGGAGCAGAAGTTCTGGATGATCTCCGGCGCTCTCGGCCTGTTCGGGTTCGGCGCGGCATTCCTGGCCGGCGGCGGCATGCTCGGGGCGGCCGGCATCGGCTTTGCCATGGGTCTCGGCGTACCCCGCTGGCTGCTCGGCTTCCTGAAGAAGCGGCGGGAAAAGGCGTTCCTGAAGGCGCTGCCTGACGCCGTCGACGTCATCGTGCGCGGCATCAAGGCCGGCCTGCCGCTGTTCGAGTCGCTCAAGGCGGTCGTCAACGACGCGCCGGAGCCGCTGCGCAGCGAGTTTCTCGCCATCATCGAGACCCAGGCGATCGGCATGCCGCTCGGCGAAGCCTGTGCCCGGCTCTACGAGCGGATGCCGCTGCCGGAGGCCAACTTCTTCGGCATCGTGATCGCGATCCAGCAGAAGTCCGGCGGCAATTTGTCGGAAGCGCTCGGCAACCTGTCGAGGGTGCTGCGCGACCGCAAGAAGATGGCCGAGAAGATCCAGGCGATGTCGATGGAAGCGAAGGCCTCCGCCGCCATCATCGGCTCGCTGCCGCCGATCGTGATGATCCTCGTGTTCCTGACGACGCCGGACTACATCGCCCTGCTGTGGACCAATTCGATGGGCCAGCTCATGCTGGTCGCCTGCGCGATCTGGATGTCGATGGGCGTGCTGGTGATGAAGAAGATGATCAACTTCGATTTCTGA
- a CDS encoding tetratricopeptide repeat protein, whose translation MRRQSNLTRHLASAALLTVLAAGLGGCQTMSDVAGSITSRSDPTPDDPRRAVEVYGERYRKNPKDVAAAVGYGQALRMTGQRSQACAVLEQATIANPGNKALLAAYGRALADNGNSQAAFDVLSRAHSPDNPDWRILSVQGTTLDKMNRHEEARRYYASALRLAPDEPSVLSNLGLSYMLTKDLPKAEETLRQAYASARADTRIRQNLALVVGLQGRFAEAETIVKADLPSDEAAANVAYLRDMLNRKDGPRTASRAAPVVAKDD comes from the coding sequence ATGCGTCGACAGTCCAATCTGACCCGGCATCTCGCTTCCGCAGCCCTCCTGACGGTCCTGGCCGCAGGGCTTGGCGGTTGCCAGACCATGTCCGACGTGGCGGGATCGATCACGTCCCGGTCCGATCCGACGCCCGATGATCCGCGTCGCGCCGTCGAGGTCTATGGCGAGCGCTATCGCAAGAATCCCAAGGATGTCGCCGCCGCGGTCGGCTACGGCCAGGCCCTGCGCATGACCGGACAGCGCTCGCAGGCCTGCGCCGTGCTCGAGCAGGCCACGATCGCCAACCCCGGCAACAAGGCGCTGCTCGCCGCCTATGGCCGCGCGCTGGCCGACAACGGCAATTCGCAGGCTGCATTCGACGTGCTGAGCCGCGCGCACAGCCCGGACAATCCGGACTGGCGGATCCTGTCGGTGCAGGGCACCACGCTCGACAAGATGAACCGGCACGAGGAGGCGCGGCGCTATTACGCCAGCGCGCTCAGGCTGGCTCCGGACGAGCCGTCGGTGCTGTCCAATCTCGGCCTGTCCTACATGCTGACCAAGGATTTGCCGAAAGCGGAAGAGACGCTGCGCCAGGCCTATGCCAGCGCCCGCGCCGACACCCGGATCCGGCAGAACCTTGCGCTGGTCGTCGGCCTGCAGGGCCGCTTCGCGGAGGCCGAAACGATCGTCAAGGCGGACCTGCCGTCGGATGAGGCCGCGGCCAACGTCGCCTATCTCCGCGACATGCTGAACCGCAAGGACGGGCCGCGGACCGCATCGCGCGCGGCGCCCGTCGTCGCCAAGGACGACTAA
- a CDS encoding CpaD family pilus assembly protein, with translation MTQTTSRTSAGYQRGIALAGALVSLAVTLGACQHAADNSFAMVNAPADYRQRHPIAVTEADRSIVVFVGRSRGGLTAEQRAEVMGMAQDWMREGTGAVTIDVPADTPNARTAQESLREIQATFAAAGVPPRGILVRKYRPEDPRQMPAIRVNYPKMKAVAGPCGLWPEDLGPSIHNGSYIENKQYYNFGCANQRNLAAMVEDPTDLVQPRAETPAYTSRRNIAFDKYRKGTTTATSYPESDRAKLSDTGK, from the coding sequence ATGACACAGACCACATCCAGGACATCCGCCGGTTACCAGCGCGGCATCGCTCTCGCCGGGGCGCTCGTCAGCCTCGCGGTGACGCTGGGCGCCTGCCAGCACGCCGCCGACAACAGCTTCGCGATGGTGAACGCGCCGGCCGACTATCGCCAGCGTCACCCGATCGCGGTCACCGAGGCGGATCGCTCGATCGTGGTCTTCGTCGGCCGCAGCCGCGGCGGCCTGACTGCGGAGCAGCGCGCCGAGGTGATGGGGATGGCGCAGGACTGGATGCGCGAGGGAACCGGCGCCGTCACCATCGACGTTCCCGCCGACACGCCGAACGCACGGACCGCCCAGGAATCGCTGCGCGAAATCCAGGCCACGTTCGCCGCCGCCGGCGTGCCGCCGCGCGGGATCCTCGTTCGCAAATACCGTCCCGAGGATCCGCGCCAGATGCCCGCGATCCGCGTGAACTATCCGAAGATGAAAGCGGTCGCCGGGCCGTGCGGCCTCTGGCCGGAAGATCTCGGCCCGTCGATCCACAACGGGTCCTACATCGAGAACAAGCAGTACTACAATTTCGGCTGCGCCAATCAGCGCAACCTTGCAGCCATGGTCGAAGACCCGACCGACCTCGTGCAGCCGCGCGCGGAGACCCCTGCCTATACGTCGCGTCGTAACATCGCCTTCGACAAGTATCGCAAGGGCACCACCACCGCCACGAGTTATCCCGAGTCCGACAGGGCCAAGCTAAGCGACACAGGAAAATGA
- a CDS encoding CpaF family protein — protein MFGKRSGNDGDVRAPKPAFQAPEPAGAPAMSRESAAPAISSPPLAPSKPPPAPAVEARRSDNYYQVKATIFGALIEAIDLAQLAKLDSESAREEIRDIVNEIIAIKNIVMSIAEQEELLDDICNDVLGYGPLEPLLSRDDIADIMVNGAGTVFIEVAGKIQRTGIRFRDNQQLLNICQRIVSQVGRRVDESSPICDARLADGSRVNAIVPPLAIDGPALTIRKFKKDKLTLEQLVKFGAITPEGATILQIIGRVRCNVIISGGTGSGKTTLLNCLTNYIEHDERIITCEDAAELQLQQPHVVRLETRPPNIEGEGQVTMRELVRNCLRMRPERIIVGEVRGPEAFDLLQAMNTGHDGSMGTLHANNPREALSRCESMITMGGFSLPSRTIREMICASVDIIVQAARLRDGSRRITHITEVMGMEGDTIITQDIFLYDVVGEDANGKIIGKHRSTGIGRPRFWERARYYNEEKRLAAALDASDAPAPV, from the coding sequence GTGTTTGGTAAGCGTAGCGGAAACGATGGGGACGTGCGGGCACCCAAGCCCGCGTTTCAGGCGCCGGAGCCTGCCGGCGCGCCGGCGATGTCGCGCGAGTCCGCCGCACCGGCGATCTCGTCGCCGCCGCTGGCGCCGAGCAAGCCACCGCCTGCTCCCGCCGTCGAAGCCCGCCGCTCGGACAACTACTACCAGGTCAAGGCGACGATCTTCGGCGCCCTGATCGAGGCGATCGACCTTGCCCAGCTCGCCAAGCTGGACAGCGAATCGGCGCGCGAGGAAATCCGCGACATCGTCAACGAGATCATCGCGATCAAGAACATCGTGATGTCGATCGCCGAGCAGGAGGAGCTGCTCGACGATATCTGCAACGACGTGCTCGGCTACGGCCCGCTGGAGCCGCTGCTGTCGCGCGACGACATCGCCGACATCATGGTCAACGGCGCAGGCACCGTGTTCATCGAAGTCGCCGGCAAGATCCAGCGCACCGGCATCCGCTTTCGCGACAACCAGCAGCTTCTCAACATCTGCCAGCGCATCGTCAGCCAGGTCGGCCGGCGCGTCGACGAATCCTCGCCGATCTGCGACGCCCGCCTCGCCGACGGTTCCCGCGTCAACGCCATCGTGCCGCCGCTGGCGATCGACGGGCCCGCGCTCACCATCCGCAAATTCAAGAAGGACAAGCTGACGCTGGAGCAGCTCGTCAAGTTCGGCGCGATCACCCCGGAAGGGGCGACCATTCTGCAGATCATCGGCCGCGTCCGCTGCAATGTGATCATCTCCGGCGGCACCGGCTCGGGCAAGACCACGCTGCTGAACTGCCTGACCAACTATATCGAGCACGACGAACGCATCATCACATGCGAAGACGCCGCCGAGCTTCAGCTGCAGCAGCCGCATGTGGTGCGGCTGGAGACCCGGCCGCCGAACATCGAAGGCGAGGGCCAGGTGACGATGCGCGAACTGGTCCGCAACTGCCTGCGTATGCGCCCGGAACGCATCATCGTCGGCGAAGTCCGCGGCCCCGAGGCGTTCGACCTGTTGCAGGCCATGAACACCGGCCACGACGGCTCGATGGGCACGCTGCACGCCAACAATCCGCGCGAAGCATTGTCGCGCTGCGAATCCATGATCACCATGGGCGGCTTCTCGCTTCCGTCTCGCACCATTCGCGAGATGATCTGCGCCTCGGTCGACATCATCGTGCAGGCCGCGCGCCTGCGCGACGGTTCGCGCCGCATCACGCACATCACCGAGGTGATGGGCATGGAAGGCGACACCATCATCACCCAGGATATCTTCCTCTACGACGTGGTCGGGGAAGACGCCAACGGCAAGATCATCGGCAAGCACCGCTCGACCGGCATCGGCCGGCCGCGCTTCTGGGAGCGTGCGCGCTACTACAATGAAGAGAAGCGGCTTGCGGCGGCGCTGGACGCTTCCGACGCGCCGGCGCCGGTCTAG
- a CDS encoding C40 family peptidase, translated as MHDVRLTPARADLAAKYLEGKVEALRFVEGEAFEVFDAIAPLRQAPAADAEQMTQALRGERVTVYDRNGEGWAWGQLADDGYVGWIPEAALTTPGAVPTHKVTALRTLAFPGPSIKQPPVEALALGTKLAIVREDGAFAVTREGWHLPRQHLAPLATMAGDFVAIAEQFVGTPYLWGGKSSLGIDCSGLVQIALTAAGTGCPRDSDMQQDGLGRELTSAESKQLQRGDLIFWKGHVAIVRDATTIVHANAHHMATAVESTHAAIARIKAAGSEVLAIKRF; from the coding sequence ATGCATGATGTCAGACTGACGCCGGCCCGCGCCGACCTCGCCGCGAAATATCTCGAGGGCAAGGTCGAGGCCCTGCGCTTCGTCGAGGGCGAGGCCTTCGAGGTTTTTGACGCCATCGCGCCGCTGCGCCAGGCCCCCGCGGCCGATGCCGAACAGATGACGCAGGCGCTCCGGGGCGAGCGGGTCACGGTCTATGATCGCAACGGCGAAGGCTGGGCCTGGGGCCAGCTCGCCGATGACGGCTATGTCGGGTGGATTCCCGAGGCCGCCCTGACGACGCCCGGCGCCGTCCCGACGCACAAGGTGACGGCGCTGCGCACGCTGGCGTTTCCGGGCCCGTCGATCAAGCAGCCGCCGGTCGAGGCGCTGGCGCTGGGGACGAAGCTTGCGATCGTCCGCGAGGACGGCGCGTTCGCGGTGACCCGCGAAGGCTGGCACCTGCCGCGGCAGCATCTCGCGCCGCTCGCCACGATGGCAGGTGATTTCGTCGCGATCGCCGAGCAATTCGTCGGCACACCGTATCTGTGGGGCGGCAAATCGAGCCTCGGCATCGATTGCTCCGGCCTGGTGCAGATCGCGCTGACCGCCGCCGGCACCGGCTGCCCGCGCGACAGCGACATGCAGCAGGACGGGCTCGGCCGCGAATTGACGTCTGCCGAATCGAAGCAGCTGCAACGCGGCGACCTGATCTTCTGGAAGGGCCATGTCGCGATCGTGCGCGACGCCACGACGATCGTGCACGCCAACGCGCATCACATGGCAACGGCAGTGGAGAGCACGCACGCCGCGATCGCCAGGATCAAGGCCGCCGGCAGCGAAGTCCTCGCGATCAAGCGGTTTTGA
- a CDS encoding type II secretion system F family protein gives MIDFLVAKLHDVRFMTMLLAFFATSATVYTLVMPLLAGGDLNKRMKAVASERERLRQRERDRLSKSEKVTLRQTPKQAVSKMVDDLNLTKWLAQEAAIEKLVMAGYRGHAPYVYFLAARAVTPILMLIGAIIYTFFIAGANWSLTLKIGICVGAAYAGLQAPMLFLKNAITKRQLQIKRAFPDSLDLLLICIESGMSVEVAFRKVANEIAGQSVALSEEFALTTAELSYLQDRKTAYENLARRTGLEGVKSVCMALQQSERYGTPLGQSLRVMAQENRDMRMNEAEKKAAALPPKLTVPMILFFLPCLFIVILGPSYIKIATMH, from the coding sequence ATGATTGATTTTCTGGTCGCCAAGCTCCACGACGTCAGGTTCATGACCATGCTGCTTGCCTTCTTCGCGACAAGCGCGACGGTCTACACGCTGGTGATGCCGCTGCTCGCCGGCGGCGATCTCAACAAGCGCATGAAGGCGGTCGCCAGCGAGCGCGAGCGCCTCCGGCAGCGCGAGCGCGACCGTCTCTCCAAGTCGGAAAAGGTGACGCTGCGCCAGACGCCGAAGCAGGCCGTCTCCAAGATGGTGGATGACCTGAACCTCACCAAATGGCTGGCTCAGGAAGCGGCGATCGAGAAGCTCGTGATGGCGGGCTATCGCGGCCACGCTCCGTACGTCTATTTTCTGGCGGCGCGCGCGGTCACGCCGATCCTGATGCTGATCGGCGCGATCATCTATACGTTCTTCATTGCCGGCGCGAACTGGTCGCTCACGCTCAAGATCGGGATCTGCGTCGGCGCGGCCTATGCCGGCCTGCAGGCGCCGATGCTGTTCCTGAAGAACGCGATCACCAAGCGCCAGCTCCAGATCAAGCGCGCCTTCCCGGATTCGCTCGACCTGCTGCTGATCTGCATCGAGTCGGGCATGTCGGTCGAGGTCGCATTCCGGAAGGTGGCCAACGAGATCGCCGGGCAGTCGGTCGCGCTGTCGGAGGAGTTTGCGCTGACGACCGCGGAACTGTCCTATTTGCAGGACCGCAAGACCGCCTACGAGAACCTGGCGCGCCGCACCGGCCTCGAAGGCGTGAAGTCGGTGTGCATGGCCCTGCAGCAATCCGAACGCTACGGCACGCCGCTCGGCCAGAGCCTGCGCGTGATGGCGCAGGAAAACCGCGACATGCGGATGAACGAGGCCGAGAAGAAGGCCGCGGCACTGCCGCCCAAGCTGACGGTGCCGATGATCCTGTTCTTCCTGCCCTGCCTGTTCATCGTGATCCTCGGCCCGTCCTACATCAAGATCGCCACCATGCATTGA
- a CDS encoding ABC transporter ATP-binding protein: MDATNQPLLDVRDLSVAFGRSLAVDGISFSIKRGECVALVGESGSGKSVSALSVLKLLPYPTASHPTGAIRFRGRNLLTASDQEMREVRGNDISIIFQEPMTSLNPLQTIETQIGEILSLHRGISGTAARARTLELLGQVGIPEPETRLKSYPHQLSGGQRQRVMIAMALANEPDLLIADEPTTALDVTVQAQILALLAEIRARLGMSLLFITHDLGIVRRIADTVCVMNSGKIVEQGPVEQVFTAPKHAYTQALLAAEPKPDPAPPQPGAQVVMSADNLKVWFPIKRGLLRSTVGHIKAVDGVSLAVRKGETLGVVGESGSGKTTLGLALLRLISSDGPIVFLGSDIQGLRFKQMRPFRRDMQIVFQDPFGSLSPRMSVADIIAEGLEVHQKQLSREEREARVIKALKDVGLDPDWRFRYPHEFSGGQRQRISIARAVVLEPNFVVLDEPTSALDMLLQAQMVDLLRDLQRKRDLTYMFISHDLRVVASLASHLIVMKSGKVEEEGPASELFKNPKSDYTRALFAAAFRIEAAGDGAVAT, from the coding sequence ATGGACGCGACCAACCAGCCCTTGCTCGATGTCCGCGACCTCTCGGTCGCCTTCGGCCGTTCGCTTGCGGTCGACGGCATCTCGTTCTCGATCAAGCGCGGCGAGTGCGTCGCGCTGGTCGGCGAATCCGGCTCGGGAAAATCCGTCAGCGCGCTGTCGGTGCTGAAGCTGCTGCCCTATCCGACGGCGTCGCATCCCACCGGCGCGATCCGTTTCCGCGGCCGAAACCTCCTGACCGCGTCCGATCAGGAGATGCGCGAGGTCCGCGGCAACGACATCTCGATCATCTTCCAGGAGCCGATGACCTCGCTCAATCCGCTCCAGACCATCGAGACCCAGATCGGCGAGATCCTGTCGCTGCACCGGGGCATCAGCGGCACCGCGGCGCGGGCGCGGACGCTGGAGCTACTGGGCCAGGTCGGCATCCCCGAGCCGGAGACCCGGCTCAAGAGCTATCCGCACCAATTGTCCGGCGGCCAGCGCCAGCGCGTGATGATTGCGATGGCGCTCGCCAACGAGCCCGATCTGCTGATCGCGGACGAGCCGACCACGGCGCTCGACGTCACCGTGCAGGCGCAGATCCTGGCGCTGCTGGCCGAGATCCGCGCCCGGCTCGGCATGAGCCTGTTGTTCATCACCCACGATCTCGGCATCGTCCGCCGCATCGCCGACACCGTCTGCGTGATGAACAGCGGCAAGATCGTCGAGCAGGGCCCGGTCGAGCAGGTCTTCACCGCGCCGAAGCACGCCTATACCCAGGCGCTGCTCGCGGCCGAGCCCAAGCCCGATCCGGCGCCGCCGCAGCCGGGCGCACAGGTCGTGATGTCGGCGGACAATCTCAAGGTCTGGTTTCCGATCAAGCGCGGGCTGTTGCGCTCGACCGTCGGCCACATCAAGGCGGTCGATGGCGTCAGCCTCGCGGTGCGCAAGGGCGAGACGCTCGGCGTGGTCGGCGAATCCGGCTCCGGCAAGACCACGCTCGGGCTCGCGCTGCTCCGGCTGATTTCATCCGATGGTCCGATCGTGTTCCTCGGCAGCGACATCCAGGGCCTGCGCTTCAAGCAGATGCGGCCGTTCCGCCGCGATATGCAGATCGTGTTCCAGGACCCGTTCGGCTCGCTCAGCCCGCGCATGTCGGTGGCCGACATCATTGCCGAGGGCCTCGAGGTGCACCAGAAGCAGCTGTCGCGCGAGGAGCGCGAGGCGCGGGTGATCAAGGCTTTGAAGGATGTCGGGCTCGATCCCGACTGGCGCTTCCGCTATCCGCACGAGTTCTCCGGCGGCCAGCGCCAGCGCATCTCGATCGCGCGCGCGGTCGTGCTGGAGCCGAATTTCGTCGTGCTGGACGAGCCGACCAGCGCGCTCGACATGCTGCTGCAGGCCCAGATGGTCGACCTGCTGCGCGACCTGCAGCGCAAGCGCGACCTCACCTACATGTTCATCTCGCACGATCTGCGCGTGGTCGCCTCGCTGGCGAGCCATTTGATCGTGATGAAGTCCGGCAAGGTCGAGGAGGAGGGACCGGCCTCCGAGCTGTTCAAGAACCCGAAGAGCGACTACACCCGCGCGCTGTTCGCCGCCGCGTTCCGCATCGAAGCGGCCGGCGACGGGGCGGTGGCGACGTAG